In Populus alba chromosome 1, ASM523922v2, whole genome shotgun sequence, a single window of DNA contains:
- the LOC118032979 gene encoding protein SMAX1-LIKE 6 has translation MPTPVSVARQCLTDEAARALDEAVAVARRRNHCQTTSLHAVSALLALPASTLRDACSRATTSAFSSRRQFRALDLSVGVSLDRLPSSRTLDEDPPISNSLMAAIKRSQANQRRHPDNFHLHQIHCNQQAASVLKVEMKHFTLSILDDPIVSRVFGEAGFRSYDIKIAIVHPPVSQSSRYSPVGCAPIFLCNLPGSNITGPGRPPGFSFPFSSGLDDDDVGDDDVCRRIGEALVRRDGKGRNLLLVGVYASKALKGFVDSVNKENKGGVLPSEISGLSVISIEDEIIHFVSELGGDKEKMGLKFEELGQELEQYSGPGIVVNFGDMKVLVGENVCGDAVSYLVSKLTSLLEGFRGKIWLVGTADSYDTYLKSVGRFPSVEKDWDLRVLPIASYKSPVGDFSSKSSLLGSFVPFGGFFSTPSDFKKPTNIINQAIICCHLCNAKYEKDVAAILKTGSTTSVADQSSEKLPSLLQMAELDTGKAVDAVKTRDDDTALNAKILGLRNKWNDICQRLHHAQPFFKFDVSQATSQVSISEGFQCVADGKKSRSNSSSRDSSLNESQCVNLNLGVCLNKQKIFPAKHCVDSETEDVNHGSKQLEEVPRLKHKEKESPWFTPCPLSNVSLPTDRTSSSSVTSVTTHLGLGTLYATSAQEHNITKLRDPMEHLQHFSGSGSAEFDDNTSLQIAKSSSCSGPFSGGKFNLRDFKSVTRAISEKVGWQDRATHAIAEAVSRCKAGHGRHHGSNSKGDISFILLGPDRIGKKKIASALSEVMFGSTQSFISLDLASHDKVSSSNSIFDSQELQYDDELGRSMTFVDRIASKLSKKPHSLIFLENIDKADPLVQHSLSYALRTGKFPDSRGREVSTNNTIFVATSTIIVGNTNFLSENKSIRFSEEMILGAKSWQMQILVEHAAEATSKRGEMKVRISREITSAVSYANKRKLDATTDFMEQESSCESSKRAHKALRSSLDLNLPVEDTGECANYSDNDSDSIS, from the exons ATGCCGACGCCGGTAAGCGTAGCGAGACAATGCTTGACAGATGAGGCAGCGCGTGCTTTGGACGAAGCTGTTGCGGTGGCGCGTCGAAGAAACCACTGCCAAACAACCTCTCTCCACGCCGTCTCCGCTCTATTAGCTCTCCCGGCCTCAACTCTCCGGGACGCCTGCTCACGTGCCACCACAAGCGCGTTCTCTTCACGCCGCCAGTTTCGCGCTCTGGACCTCTCTGTTGGCGTCTCTCTAGACCGGTTACCATCTTCGAGGACTCTTGATGAGGACCCACCGATATCGAATTCGCTGATGGCAGCGATCAAACGGTCGCAGGCGAATCAACGGAGACACCCTGATAATTTCCATTTGCACCAAATACACTGTAACCAGCAAGCGGCGTCGGTTTTGAAAGTTGAGATGAAACATTTCACTTTATCGATTTTGGATGATCCGATTGTGAGTCGGGTATTTGGGGAAGCCGGGTTTCGGAGTTATGATATAAAGATAGCAATAGTTCACCCGCCGGTTAGTCAAAGTTCGAGATACTCGCCGGTCGGGTGCGCCCCAATATTTCTATGTAACTTGCCGGGCTCGAATATTACGGGTCCGGGGCGACCACCCGGATTTAGTTTTCCTTTCAGCAGTGggcttgatgatgatgatgttggcGATGATGATGTTTGCAGGAGAATTGGTGAGGCTTTAGTGAGGAGAGATGGGAAAGGAAGAAACTTATTACTTGTTGGGGTTTATGCAAGTAAGGCTTTAAAGGGTTTTGTTGATAGtgtaaataaagaaaacaaaggaggTGTTTTGCCTAGTGAGATTAGTGGGTTGAGTGTAATTAGCATTGAAGATGAGATTATTCATTTTGTTAGTGAGCTAGGGGGCGACAAAGAGAAGATGGGATTGAAGTTTGAGGAGTTGGGTCAGGAATTGGAGCAGTATTCAGGTCCTGGAATTGTTGTGAATTTCGGAGATATGAAGGTTTTGGTTGGTGAAAATGTGTGTGGTGATGCTGTGAGTTATTTGGTTTCGAAATTGACGAGTTTATTGGAGGGTTTTAGGGGGAAAATTTGGTTGGTGGGAACAGCAGATAGTTATGACACATATTTAAAGTCTGTAGGGAGGTTTCCGAGTGTGGAAAAGGATTGGGATCTTAGGGTTCTGCCTATTGCTTCTTATAAGAGTCCTGTTGGCGATTTCAGTTCGAAATCGAG CTTGTTGGGTTCTTTTGTTCCATTTGGTGGGTTCTTTTCTACACCATCTGATTTCAAAAAACCAACGAACATCATAAATCAGGCGATTATATGCTGTCACCTTTGCAATGCAAAGTATGAGAAAGATGTTGCTGCTATTCTGAAGACGGGGTCAACAACGTCAGTTGCTGATCAGAGCTCAGAGAAGTTACCTTCTTTGCTACAGATGGCTGAACTTGACACTGGAAAGGCCGTGGATGCAGTCAAG ACCAGAGATGATGATACAGCATTGAATGCTAAAATTTTGGGGCTGCGAAATAAATGGAATGATATCTGTCAACGTCTCCATCATGCACAGCCATTCTTCAAATTTGATGTTTCCCAGGCCACATCCCAGGTCTCCATTTCTGAGGGCTTTCAATGTGTAGCAGATGGGAAGAAGAGCAGAAGCAATAGCAGCAGCAGAGATTCCTCACTAAATGAGAGTCAATGTGTGAATCTAAATCTTGGTGTTTGTTTGAACAAGCAAAAGATCTTTCCAGCAAAACATTGTGTAGATTCTGAAACCGAGGATGTTAATCATGGATCTAAGCAACTGGAAGAAGTTCCAAGACTTAAGcacaaagagaaagagagccCTTGGTTTACCCCTTGCCCCCTTTCTAATGTGAGTCTGCCCACTGACCGGACATCATCTTCATCTGTCACTTCTGTAACCACGCATTTGGGGCTGGGAACACTTTATGCAACTAGCGCTCAGGAGcataatattacaaaattacGTGACCCTATGGAGCATCTTCAGCACTTCTCAGGTTCTGGTTCTGCGGAGTTTGATGACAATACTTCACTTCAGATTGCAAAATCTTCTTCCTGCTCTGGCCCTTTTTCAGGAGGGAAATTCAATTTAAGAGATTTCAAATCAGTGACGAGAGCTATTTCTGAAAAAGTTGGCTGGCAGGATAGAGCCACGCATGCTATTGCCGAAGCTGTATCCCGCTGCAAAGCAGGACATGGAAGACACCATGGTTCAAATTCCAAAGGAGATATTTCATTTATTCTCCTTGGACCTGACagaattggaaagaaaaaaattgcttcAGCACTTTCTGAGGTAATGTTCGGCAGTACCCAAAGCTTCATCTCTCTGGATTTGGCATCCCATGATAAGGTAAGCTCATCAAACTCAATATTTGACAGCCAAGAATTACAATATGATGATGAATTAGGGAGGTCGATGACTTTTGTTGATCGTATCGCATCAAAGTTGAGCAAGAAACCCCATTCGTTAATCTTTCTTGAAAACATAGACAAGGCTGATCCTTTGGTCCAGCATAGCTTGTCCTACGCTTTGAGGACTGGTAAATTCCCAGATTCACGTGGAAGAGAAGTAAGCACCAACAATACCATTTTTGTGGCAACATCAACAATCATAGTGGGTAATACGAACTTCCTGTCAGAAAACAAATCCATTAGGTTTTCCGAGGAAATGATACTTGGAGCTAAAAGCTGGCAAATGCAAATATTAGTGGAACATGCTGCGGAAGCTACCAGTAAAAGGGGTGAAATGAAGGTGAGGATTTCAAGAGAAATAACCTCTGCGGTCTCATATgcgaataaaagaaaattagatgCAACCACTGACTTTATGGAGCAGGAAAGTAGCTGTGAGTCTAGCAAACGGGCCCATAAGGCATTGCGATCCTCTCTGGATTTGAATCTTCCTGTAGAGGACACAGGAGAGTGTGCCAATTACAGCGACAATGACAGTGACTCCATTTCTTAA